DNA from Methanobacterium sp.:
CATCTACTACAATATCTATTTTAAATGACTTCAGTATATCGACAAAAGATTCTTGAGTCATGCTGCTGTGACCTATCATGTAAATCATATTATCATTTGTTATGTAATCGTTACAAATCCTTTTTTGAATTATTTAATTTTACGCGTTACTACTTTAAGATTAATATACTGTTTATTCTAAATATTTTTTAAATAATAAAATAACCAGACTTATAAAAACTATTTTTAGTATAATCCACTACTATTATTATAGAATTACTGAATTTATAATTGAATTTAGTTTTAAATTGGGAGCTTTTTATTTTGAGTAACATGAGAATTTATCCTTCTTGGGAGAAAATCAAAAAATTTAAGGAACCTTTAACTGAAGGTGAAAATGCACTGGCCCGTTTTCTGGATGACAACTTACCTGAAGATTGGAAAATTTTTATAAAGCCTTACCTAAATAACGGCCGTCCTGATATTGTCATCTTAAACCCTAATGTAGGATTAATGATTTACTCTGTCAAGGAATGGAAATCTGTAAATTATGACCCTGAATACAACCTGGAAGAAACTTCAGCCTATATAAAGCAGGTGAATAATTACAGAAACAAGATAATTGAGCAAATAATTCCAGATATGGGTGAGAAAATCGATGAAAATAACAGATTATTTGCACTTGTACAGACTGGAATCTATATACATAATATAAGTGGAGACAATGCACGGGAACTATTTGACAACCGTAGTTATCCAACAATAGCAGGTTTCGATGACTTAACTGAAGAAAATGTTAACTATGTAGTTCCAGGTGCAGGTTTTGAAAGAAGCAGTTATATGCAAAAGGCATGGGCTGATGAAATAGAATTCTGGCTAAACCCTCCATTTCACAGTAAAAGACAGGGCGAAAAACTTAAACTAACTGCAAAACAAAAGAACCACTCAAAACCTAAGCCAGGACACAGGCGTATCCGAGGGGCTGCAGGCAGTGGAAAAACTCTGGTCATAGCATACAGGGCAGCAAAATTAGCAGCTGAAGGACATAAAGTTCTTGTAATGACCTTTAACCTCACACTCTGGCACTATATCAAGGATATGATCGCAAGGGCACCATTTGACTTTGAATGGAAAAACATTACATTCAACCATTTCCACGGGTTCTGCAATGACATTTTAAATGAACTATCTGTACCAAAACCCAGTAAAAATTACTTCGATGAAGTTGTCCCGAAAGTGGAAGAGGCAATTTCTGATATCAACATTGACAGGTTCAAATTTGATGCTATACTTATCGATGAAGGTCAGGACTGTAAATGGGAATGGTACAATTTACTATCTAAATTTTTAAATGAACGGGACGAGCTCCTGTTTGTCTGTGATAAAAACCAGAATATCTACGGGCGTGAACTCAGCTGGATTGACAATATGGCAAGTGTCAAGTTCAGAGGTAGATGGGGAGAGCTGAACACAATCTACAGGCTGCCGCCAAAAATAGGCTCAGTGGCCAATAAATTCAGCGAAACATTTGGCCTGGATAACATGATTGAATCAGAAGAATATGCACAGTTAACCCTTTTTGAAAGGCCGCCAATTTTTAAATGGAAAAATATAAAGCAGATGGACTGGCTCCATGAAATAAAAAATGCATACACCTTACTCAAATATCAACAGAGAGGCTTTGGAGAAGGCCAGGCATCTGATATCGTTATTTTACTTCCCACTAAAAAAATGGGAATGAAAGCTGTTAAACTGTTTAAAAAACGGAACATCGACGTGAACCATGTCTTTGAAGAGGATAGAACCAGATATTCTCGCCATAAAAAGGCGTTTCCACTTGAAGACAGCCGTTTAAAGATAAGTACCATTCACAGCTTCAAGGGATGGGAAGCAATCCATGTTATCATGCTGATTCCCACAAGATGGAGCGGTGATGAAAATCTCGACTCTATGGTTTACACTGCAATGACTAGAACTAGGAAAAATTTGATTGTATTGAACAGTCATGAGAGGTACATGCAGTTTGGCAGTAGTCTATCTAGAAAATCAGATGATAAAAATGAATAATTCACCACGCGCTGAAAACAGAAGAATCAATTAATTTTAAAGAATTATTTTCAAAAACATCAATTGTATCTTCTTTGTTAAACAAGATCTGCATCTTAAGCTCTGCATGGTCTTTTTCAGGTAAATATTTGATGAATTTGTTTTTGATGAATTTCTTTGTTTTTTCTAGCATGAATTTCTCTAATTCCTCATCATCCAGAATGTCTTTGATATTATCTGCTATATATTCAACATCGCTCATTTTTAGAATACCTTTAAATTTAAATGAAGAATAGTAAGGAGTGTCGTGAACACTAACTATATCATAGTAAAATTTAAAAATGGAAGAAATTAGCGAGTTAACCTTAAAACCTGCAAACGTGTAAATAAAGACTTTGTTCTCTTCAAAATAAAATTGAACTGGTATTTTGCCATTCTCAAAACCTGAAATTCTGCCCTCTTCTTCCAGATCTTTTATCATTTTAAGGCTGACCTCATCAAAATCATTTAAAAGTTCTTTATTGTAGTCTCCAAGCAGGATATCGTAGATTTTCCTGGTTAACAGGTAATCCATTACTCCCCCTTCACTGTGCCAGTTTGGAATCCCACCTTCTTTTGCCTTTTTAACTTTCAGCCTGAAATTATCATGGTCAGCTTTAGCTACTGTCCAGACTTCCCCACCTAAAACAAAATTGGAACCTTTTTCCAGTGTGCCGATAACAAATGCTGAATCTAAACTGCCAATAGTTTTGCGCCCGTCTAGGACTGTGAATTCATAAGTCGGCCAGAACACACTGTAAAATTCTAAAAAATTCCTTTTTCCAAACTCTTTTTCAAAAGCATCTCCTAAACTAAGATATGGACCATTTTCTTCTATAAATCCTTTTTCAACCATATTGTCTATGAAATATTGATATTCATCTTTGGAGATTTTAGAGAATACATAAGCCTCTTTAAGAATTAAAAACAGGTTCTTTTTTTTAATTCTTCCATATTCAAATATAGTGCTTAATATCTGGTGGAAATAGATATCCTTTGGCTTTTCAGGTAATTTAATATGTTCTAATTTTTTCTCTTCTACTAGAGCTAGTTCTGCAAGTGACTTGACAATTTCTTCCTCGCCGTCGCAGAGAAGTATAGTTCTCTGGATCTTTGTTCTCCTGCCGCTTCTTCCAACCTTCTGCAGGAAAGAGCTGACATTTGAAGGTGGGTTCTTCTGGATTACAACATCTATATTTCCTATATCAATTCCAAGTTCTAAAGTACTGGTACTTATCATCAGACCATTTTTAACCTGCTTGAAATTTCTTTCACTTTCTTCCCTCGCATCCTTATGGATGGAAGAGTGGTGGATAAATATATTTTTTACTTTCAAGTGTTTTTTAAATAAATTATGGTATTTTTCAGCTTCTTTACGGGAATGAACAAAAAAGACCACTTTTTTATCCAAATATTTGCTTACCGTCTGAATTATCTTGAAATCATCTGCATAAATCACTTTGTACTGGAACGGCCTGCTGTTTTTATCTGCCACAACTTCGCTGTTTTCATTTGAAGTCAGCCAGTTTAAAATTGTCTCGGGGTTTCCTACCGTGGCTGATAACCCAATTCTGGAAATATCATTGCTGCAGTAAGCTTTAATTCTGCTGTTTATAATGGAATTAAGCTGTGTTCCCCTATCTGAATCAGCAAAATAGTGTATTTCATCTATGATTATGTATTTTAAATTTTTAAAGATGGAATTCTTTATTTCACTGGACTTATTCATTAAAATGACTTCTAATGATTCAGGAGTGATCACGAGTATATCTGTGGGTTTTTTAATAAATGATGATTTTTGTGATGCTGTTACATCTCCATGCCACTTTGTTGCGGTTAGATCAAACTGATCACACCAGAATTCAATTCTCTGGTGGGTGTCGTTGATAAGTGCTTTAAGGGGGGATATGAAAAGCACGCTCATAGGTTCTAAATTGTTTTTGAGGATATCATCAAAGACTGGAATTAAAACTGACTCTGTTTTGCCGGATGCAGTTGGAGCTATGACTAGCATGTCTTTTTTTCCTCTAAAACGAGGTATGGTGGCTTTCTGGATGGGGGTTAAATCCTTCCATTTCATACGGTTTGCTATAAACCTCTGCAGCCTGGGATCTAAAGTATTGAAAACGTGGGTTATTCTACCACTCTTCCTCTACTTCTCTTTCTTCAAATATCTTCAAAATAGCGTCATCTGAATCTAATTCTGAAGGGTTCTGCTGAATAGTATCTAAGACACTTAAAAATGTCCTTACAAATTCTCTTGGAGTTGTTTTACCCCCAGTTAAAAGGGCATTATTTTCATGTATGTCAACAAGCTCATCTATGATGGAGTTCATCCTGGAACCCGCATCCCAGTCGTAAACCTGGGCATGCATTTCTATTATCTTAGACCCTAATTCTTTCAATTCTTCTTTTTTAAACCCTTCAAGCCTCATTATAGGTTTTCTGAGGTCTTTATGGTCTGTATCTAATGCATCTTTTATCCGGTCATACAATGCCTGGTAAGAAGGTACTCCCTTCTTCTGGTCTTCGAAAAACTCGCTTGTACCTGCAAATATAAATAAAGTGCTTTCAAAGTTGCCTAAATTACACTCGTCAAATATAAAACGGATGTAATCGTAAGCTCCATCCCTTAGCTTTGTCATCTGGAGAGACCGGATATATT
Protein-coding regions in this window:
- a CDS encoding UvrD-helicase domain-containing protein, with the protein product MRIYPSWEKIKKFKEPLTEGENALARFLDDNLPEDWKIFIKPYLNNGRPDIVILNPNVGLMIYSVKEWKSVNYDPEYNLEETSAYIKQVNNYRNKIIEQIIPDMGEKIDENNRLFALVQTGIYIHNISGDNARELFDNRSYPTIAGFDDLTEENVNYVVPGAGFERSSYMQKAWADEIEFWLNPPFHSKRQGEKLKLTAKQKNHSKPKPGHRRIRGAAGSGKTLVIAYRAAKLAAEGHKVLVMTFNLTLWHYIKDMIARAPFDFEWKNITFNHFHGFCNDILNELSVPKPSKNYFDEVVPKVEEAISDINIDRFKFDAILIDEGQDCKWEWYNLLSKFLNERDELLFVCDKNQNIYGRELSWIDNMASVKFRGRWGELNTIYRLPPKIGSVANKFSETFGLDNMIESEEYAQLTLFERPPIFKWKNIKQMDWLHEIKNAYTLLKYQQRGFGEGQASDIVILLPTKKMGMKAVKLFKKRNIDVNHVFEEDRTRYSRHKKAFPLEDSRLKISTIHSFKGWEAIHVIMLIPTRWSGDENLDSMVYTAMTRTRKNLIVLNSHERYMQFGSSLSRKSDDKNE
- a CDS encoding DEAD/DEAH box helicase, producing MKWKDLTPIQKATIPRFRGKKDMLVIAPTASGKTESVLIPVFDDILKNNLEPMSVLFISPLKALINDTHQRIEFWCDQFDLTATKWHGDVTASQKSSFIKKPTDILVITPESLEVILMNKSSEIKNSIFKNLKYIIIDEIHYFADSDRGTQLNSIINSRIKAYCSNDISRIGLSATVGNPETILNWLTSNENSEVVADKNSRPFQYKVIYADDFKIIQTVSKYLDKKVVFFVHSRKEAEKYHNLFKKHLKVKNIFIHHSSIHKDAREESERNFKQVKNGLMISTSTLELGIDIGNIDVVIQKNPPSNVSSFLQKVGRSGRRTKIQRTILLCDGEEEIVKSLAELALVEEKKLEHIKLPEKPKDIYFHQILSTIFEYGRIKKKNLFLILKEAYVFSKISKDEYQYFIDNMVEKGFIEENGPYLSLGDAFEKEFGKRNFLEFYSVFWPTYEFTVLDGRKTIGSLDSAFVIGTLEKGSNFVLGGEVWTVAKADHDNFRLKVKKAKEGGIPNWHSEGGVMDYLLTRKIYDILLGDYNKELLNDFDEVSLKMIKDLEEEGRISGFENGKIPVQFYFEENKVFIYTFAGFKVNSLISSIFKFYYDIVSVHDTPYYSSFKFKGILKMSDVEYIADNIKDILDDEELEKFMLEKTKKFIKNKFIKYLPEKDHAELKMQILFNKEDTIDVFENNSLKLIDSSVFSAW